The region GATCTGCGTCAGACCACCAATGTTCGAGGTACTTGCTTACCGCTTTTCGAAATAGGCTGGCTGGAATGATATCCTCTGTGGTGACGATTGCCCTCTCAGTCGTCAGGATCGAACCGATGCGTAACACAAATTGTTCATCAATTAGTTTCTTTGATTTACGGGCCTTACCCGTAATCCTCTTCTGTACTGTCTCACCAGCTTCATCCGAATCCAAGAGAACAACCGTAGCAGGCACCGCTTCATCTCCCCATTGCGATGCACTCAACACTTTTTCAACGCTGGGAGCACTCTCGGCTGACACCATCACAACAGAATTCAGATCAAGTAGCTCGCCAATATTTTCTGGACGAGCGAAATGTCGAATAAGCTCGGAAAGGATGTATTGATCTGTAGGACCTTCGACCAATACGTTGGTTGCTCCCATAAACAAGGTTTGGGCACAGTCGATTCCCAGAGCCGACCTCACTGGCTCATATCGCCGGAGCATTGACTGGTCGCTCAATTGAGTACCTTCCTCAGCATCTCCTTTTCTCACCAATCGAAGCCGCCGTGGGAAGTTCCGATTGATCAGAAAGGGGGAGTGGGATGTGTAGACTAGCTGGCAACGCTGTCCAGACGACTCTGGTTTCACCAAAGACTCAAAGACTGCGAGAAGGTTTTTCTGACCAATAATGGATAGGAATGAATCTGGCTCATCCATTAAGACAATGACGTTCCCATCACGGGATGTAGCCTCCAATGCCTTTGCTTGGATGTAGTAGCTCAGGAAATATCGGAGACCTGAACTCCGCTCTCTGAAGCTGTATGTCGCTCCTGTCTTGTCAGTAATCTCAAAGTAAATCATTCCTTGCTTGTAATTTAGCCGAAGTGCGAACGAATCATCTTGAGTCCAGTAGTGAGAGAGATTCAGCCGCTCCTCGATCTCTCGATTCCACCGTTCAACAAGACCATCAGCATGGGTCCGATCTGACATGCGTAGCTCGCTCATGAAACGAATTGTTTCAAAAGGTATGCCGAGCACCTTCTCGAACAGGAGCAGCTCCAACTCATAGCTATCCGAATGAATGCGAGATGCTTGAAGTGATTCTTTTTCTTCAAGTAGTTGAGTGATCGCAGAAGCTTCGACGGCTTGTCCCTTCTTTAGCGACAACGAATTTAGGAATGCTGCTGCACGTTGGGCAGCAACGAAGTCAAAGTATTCGTTCTTCTCGTTGGCATCGCCCTCGTAGGCAGCAAGCAATGATCTGATTGGAATTTGGTCTGAAAACGCAGTCTCAGATCGAATAAACTCGACCTTCGGAAGACACTTCCGCACCTTCTGTAGCTGACCTTCGTCGAGCTTGATCTGATTGTCACCCAGATAGAGATACGCCCACACGCTCTCGTCTGGGCGTGGAGCAATCACCAACGTCAATCGTGTATCTGTTGTTGGCTTCTGCTTCGCAATCGTTTCATTACCTGCCGCCTCTCCGATCGCCTTCATTTCTGACATTGAAAGATGCCCAAATTGCAATCCGATGTTGGGCCAATCGGATGCAGTTTTGCTTCTCGGCGAAGTGTAGTGGCAGAGATCAGTCCGGGAGAATTCGCTTCCGTCACCGAAACCATCTGGTATCCCTTTGCCGGTGATGACCTTGCTGATTGCACTGAGCAGGTGAGACTTCCCGCTTTCGTTGGCACCGACAATTGTGGTGATGTCGTCGGTTAGAGGTATCTCAATAAAGGGATAGTCGTCTTCAGAATCAGTGTTGCGTGCCAACTGGTTCCAAGGTCGTGAAGCCACTCCCGACTTCCTATCCGGGTAGCCAACATAATTGAGGTTGAACGACTTGTACCAGCGAAGAAGGACGGCGGAGATTCTCATATTACAACCTATCTATACGAGCATTCACTTTGAATGTTTACCGGACTCGACGAACTCAATCATTCGCTCCAAAGACGCATCATCGAGAGAGGCAACGATTCGAAATGCCCTTGGCTGTTCTTGTATCCGCTTCCGAATTACTTCTGGCACTCGATCCGTCAGGAGAAGCAACTCATCCTCGTCGGCATCCAAAGCCTTCGCCAACTTCAGCACGAATGCTTCAGATGGGTAGTCGCCAGCATTGAGCCTTTCGTTCTCGACTTTGCTGATGTACGAAAGACTCACTTCCAACAGCACGGCGAGCTTCTGTTGGGTCAGCCCACGCTGCTTTCGGAGCTCTCTGACTCGTTCGCCAAACTGCATCATACTTCGCCTTGTGTCTCGATTGCCGGGACGCCCCATTTACTGTATTGTAGTGGTACAGGTTGGTCAAGAATGGTCGCAAAATCGATGGATGGGGTCTCATGAGGCTTGGTATCGCAACATGCGGGAAAATTGCGAAGGCAATCGTCGGAGAGGATACGCCGTTTCCGAGTCGAAGCATCAGCAAGCTAGAAAAGTTTCTTCACGAGCACGACATTGATGACAGCTATCGAAACAACGATACCAAGCACAAACTGGCGTGCCGAGCGATAAGCAATCTGGATACATGCAGCGAAGATGACGACCAGCTTCACGACACACTGATCGGCTTGCTTGAAGCTTTAGCGGATCGGGAGACATTTACTGATTTCCGAGGAAACCTGAACAACCAAGATCAACAAGCCGGGGTCGAGTATCTGAACGACGTACTGGCAAAGCACGGATTGGAAGTTCAGTTAGATGATGAAGGCGTGGCTTCACTCTGTTTTAGTAACGAAGTGCCATTGTCGAAGGGAGCGTCTGCCGTTTCTGCAAAGACTAAGTTCGTCTTTCAGCCAAGGGTCTTTCATCCTGAAGCCATCGATCTCGAAACTGATCCGAACCTTGTCTCGGTAATGATGCCTTTCCATGCGAAGTTCAATTCCGTTATCGAAGCCATACGGGAAGCTTGCGAGAACGTCGAGTTGAACTGTGTTCGGGCAGACGACATCTGGGAAGAGACTGCCATTATCGATGAGATCTTCTCGTTGATTTGCCGCTCAGCGATGGTCATTTGCGATCTGACGGATCGAAACCCAAACGTGCTTTACGAGATGGGGATCGCTCAGACTATAGGAAAACCAGTCATCATGATTACACAGCAGGACTCAGACATACCGTTCGATGTGAAGCATCATCGGTACTTGAAGTATCTCAACAACGATCAGGGAAGAGATGAAATGCGAGAAGCTCTGGCTGGTCGAATCGAAACGATCTGGAGCCAAGAGTTCAGCGAAAACACATGAACCTTCTAGATAGGGAACGGAAAAGTGAATTGGTCTAAACTAGTCTCACAAGTTTTCGTCAGCGGCTCCCGTTAGAAGGCGTGTGATAGCTTAAGAACGGCCAGAGATCCGGATCCTTGGAACAAAAGAGCTTCACCTTCGTATTGCTCTTAGTGCCCTGCTGAATAAGTATCCCGCCATGGCGGTCCGCTAATGCTGAATGGGGTAATTCCTTCATATCTGAGTCGCTGTATCATTGATCGTCTCACCCAACAGAGTCCGGCTCTTCATTTCGCCTGAACCAGATCAAATTGGCATCAAAACAGCAGAGACACTGCTTCCTGGGTTCTTGTCTAGTGAGTAAATTTGCTAGGCGAATTCGGTCGTAGCTCTTCGATGCTACCGAGCATGACCAGCAGGAGGTGATTTTATCTCAGGAATAGACTTTGCTGATTCATCTCTGAATCTCTCTAAATCAATGGTGAAAATGCTAACCGTTGCTTGATCGGCACCGTGATGATGCATAATCACCTTGCGGAAATGGTCTTTATAGGGTGCCTGTGCGGTGCTTCCCCCAAATTCAGCCGAATTTACAAGAAGCACATGCTGGAACATGTGGTAGTGAAGTGCCGTTACCATTGCATCGAATGTGCCAATGTCTTTGTTCAATGCTGACACAACGTACGCATCCGTGTGCTCTTTCAGATCTGCAGCAAGTCGCAGGTCTGTTGCATCAAAGCATATAGAGGAACTTAGTTTGTACGAAGACTTACTTGAGTGTCCATATTCAATGAGCCATTGGCACGGGCGGTACGACGTAATGCCAAGCTCAAGCTCTGATGGAGTAAGGTGATGCTTCCCTTGTTCAATCAATCGAATTGATCGGCCGTCTCCGGTATTTACAGGAACGATCCATAGTCCAGAGTTGATCAGTTTCGATTCATCATCTGGCCTTGAATGAAATACGAGGCCACAAAATACGAGACACTTAAGAGAGTCTGCAAAACGCTCCAAGAGAAAAATATCGTCTGGATGAACAGATAGTTCGGGAAACAGAACCAGATCGATTGGCTCCGCTTTATCTTTGTATCCTTCTCTTACCTCTGTCAGCTTCATGAACAACCGAAGCATCGCTGACAAATGACGACGATGTTTCCGCCGTGTTGGCGGATGATCCAGCGTGGGATCGGAGTCTTCAAACTGTTGTGAGTTGGGAAATGCCGTCTGAACCAATGCGACTCGCAATTGACCATTTCGACCATTTTCGGTAACCGGAGGTACGGGAAACGGATACAACGGAAGGCTGGATAATCGACAGTATAGAAGGTCTAGCTCTTGCAGTCTTCGATCAAGAATCCTTCCAAGACTGGCACGGGTAAAATCATCTGGCAGTTGAACTAGTTCTCTTTTCTGCCGACTTCCAGGCCACTCCAGAAGCCTTCCGATGAGCTCGGACAGCCATGGCGACACTGGCATCAATCGATGTCCAAGCCCCTGCCTGTCGTTGAATAATCCATGCTTTCTCTTGAACCACCCCGTTGATATACCTTTGTAGCGAGTGATTCCTTTGACAATCGGCCCATGTGTCATCATCTGAGTGAAGTCGGTTTTACCAATGACAGTGGCCCGAACAACCTGCCCCACTTCATACTTCCAGCGTTCTCTTGTTCGACACCATGAAGGACAACGGAATCGTTCATCAACAAACTTGCTTTCTGGAGTGACCGAGAGGCTGAATTCAATATCAGCTAGTGAATCGCCAGGATCGGCGAGCCGCTTCCACGAAGAACAACGCACTTGTATGCGTGAGGGCGTAAGGACGCCGCCAAGCAATGTTCTCGCATGTTCCCACTCTATTGACAATTTGTGAAGCAATCGGATGGCGGCCGTTTCTTGCTGAAATGGATTGTCATTACTCGTCATGACTTCGACCAAACGGTACGAAGTATGATCATCCTCGGTAGCCTTCCACTCAGGTAGATCAGGATTAGAGATGTAACCGGCAGTCGAGGCTCTATAGTTCCAAAGTTCTCGCTTCGCTGGATTCAAGGACGCCATCGTGGTCACAAACAATTCATCATGTTCGACGATATAACGCAATTGCTCTTGAACAACACTGTTATTCGTGCGATTTATCCATTTAGCCAAAACCTTAGGGACAATCTTACTGCCACCGCTGACTCGGTATGAAATCACGCACAGAGGGACGACTACTTCACTTGATTCTCGCCGACTCGGAGTCTTTCGTGGCCATTTTCCTTGGAGTAGATCGTGGACATAGGCGTAGTCACGATTCTCCTTCGTTGCATCGTGAGCATCACTAATCGGACTTTGAACTACTGCGAGAAAGAGCAAGGCCTGCTGACGAAGGTACCACGGTGAAGAATCGGCATCAGCAACAACACTTTCGGCGAATTCACGAAGGCAATTTCGATAAACTTCGATGTTTGCTCCTCCTGGAAGTTCATCTTTATCCCGGACGAATCCCGTCTCAGTGGCTCCTGCCCTCAAGAGTTCTGAAGCAATATAGTCCGCTGTCAAACGCTCTTTATCGTTACTTTCAGAATTACTTCGTCGTAAGCTGAGTAGACTCAAGACAATCTGAAGATGTTCAGGATCGGGGAAGAGGTCCAGGGACACTCGCAGAAGTCGAACATTCGACGGATCTGCAATCCACTTTCGCAGTAGCTCAACAGCAAATGCCCTTGCCCTTTGGTCTAGTATTCTACGACCGATCTGCAAGGTGGAGTCACTCACGGATTCGTCGTCGGCCATTACACGCAAG is a window of Bremerella sp. TYQ1 DNA encoding:
- a CDS encoding RNA-directed DNA polymerase encodes the protein MPQYNDYSEIQPNNRFLVDHAVLVQAWKKAHSYIRSHNWYADSLELDLSTIKLQSLITEWAEQLNAKSIGAFSPEPMRLVPAPKSTEWTTANGWNPKKLNDLRLRPLAHISIRDQALAMAVLICLANVVETAQGDPRLTVNLSNQKRVVSYGHRLVTRWSGDEASFQWGNAKLYRQYFEDYQQFVRRPEIIRQELFSSSNNWAIVQADLSQFYDLIPRSKLLLKLESLCNKHIPSHRVPHRSFFKVVERIFDWRWDDSDTEMAKDICKNRDGHGLPQGLAASGFFANAYLLDFDDYMVRLFGKRLRNRNWRIVDYCRYVDDMRFVIQFDEEPPANFESEFEAMMARQLNKRAPGLVLNKKKTQVMYGDSHSSNVPVADAMQAVNTNVSGPLDVETARHALEMLDGLLAVSNSRKNQPDPVGTGSDELLKRVLAVEPDVRNDTLERFVAHRWRRVYRTLRVMADDESVSDSTLQIGRRILDQRARAFAVELLRKWIADPSNVRLLRVSLDLFPDPEHLQIVLSLLSLRRSNSESNDKERLTADYIASELLRAGATETGFVRDKDELPGGANIEVYRNCLREFAESVVADADSSPWYLRQQALLFLAVVQSPISDAHDATKENRDYAYVHDLLQGKWPRKTPSRRESSEVVVPLCVISYRVSGGSKIVPKVLAKWINRTNNSVVQEQLRYIVEHDELFVTTMASLNPAKRELWNYRASTAGYISNPDLPEWKATEDDHTSYRLVEVMTSNDNPFQQETAAIRLLHKLSIEWEHARTLLGGVLTPSRIQVRCSSWKRLADPGDSLADIEFSLSVTPESKFVDERFRCPSWCRTRERWKYEVGQVVRATVIGKTDFTQMMTHGPIVKGITRYKGISTGWFKRKHGLFNDRQGLGHRLMPVSPWLSELIGRLLEWPGSRQKRELVQLPDDFTRASLGRILDRRLQELDLLYCRLSSLPLYPFPVPPVTENGRNGQLRVALVQTAFPNSQQFEDSDPTLDHPPTRRKHRRHLSAMLRLFMKLTEVREGYKDKAEPIDLVLFPELSVHPDDIFLLERFADSLKCLVFCGLVFHSRPDDESKLINSGLWIVPVNTGDGRSIRLIEQGKHHLTPSELELGITSYRPCQWLIEYGHSSKSSYKLSSSICFDATDLRLAADLKEHTDAYVVSALNKDIGTFDAMVTALHYHMFQHVLLVNSAEFGGSTAQAPYKDHFRKVIMHHHGADQATVSIFTIDLERFRDESAKSIPEIKSPPAGHAR
- a CDS encoding helix-turn-helix domain-containing protein codes for the protein MMQFGERVRELRKQRGLTQQKLAVLLEVSLSYISKVENERLNAGDYPSEAFVLKLAKALDADEDELLLLTDRVPEVIRKRIQEQPRAFRIVASLDDASLERMIEFVESGKHSK
- a CDS encoding AAA family ATPase, whose product is MASRPWNQLARNTDSEDDYPFIEIPLTDDITTIVGANESGKSHLLSAISKVITGKGIPDGFGDGSEFSRTDLCHYTSPRSKTASDWPNIGLQFGHLSMSEMKAIGEAAGNETIAKQKPTTDTRLTLVIAPRPDESVWAYLYLGDNQIKLDEGQLQKVRKCLPKVEFIRSETAFSDQIPIRSLLAAYEGDANEKNEYFDFVAAQRAAAFLNSLSLKKGQAVEASAITQLLEEKESLQASRIHSDSYELELLLFEKVLGIPFETIRFMSELRMSDRTHADGLVERWNREIEERLNLSHYWTQDDSFALRLNYKQGMIYFEITDKTGATYSFRERSSGLRYFLSYYIQAKALEATSRDGNVIVLMDEPDSFLSIIGQKNLLAVFESLVKPESSGQRCQLVYTSHSPFLINRNFPRRLRLVRKGDAEEGTQLSDQSMLRRYEPVRSALGIDCAQTLFMGATNVLVEGPTDQYILSELIRHFARPENIGELLDLNSVVMVSAESAPSVEKVLSASQWGDEAVPATVVLLDSDEAGETVQKRITGKARKSKKLIDEQFVLRIGSILTTERAIVTTEDIIPASLFRKAVSKYLEHWWSDADQTSVAQIEEGMEKDSFLAEGIVEGTNALFQANLFKTKRSYDKYGVLEEVVRLVADDQLEADEEKELKANVFAICEQLRRAISASQQAARRETGKQAVRRLVDDFFIQFKQACGVFDLILLLERIQRDLQLLGEDGERLDNTIRKLISELRRARSSDQQKLVGDKWNAWSKVLREIRNNPLMVDVRIDEGTPILIQSDNTESIVTTSENSNGVEVPQQKVEPLVQE